One genomic segment of Acinetobacter oleivorans DR1 includes these proteins:
- a CDS encoding defense against restriction DarA-related protein yields the protein MSIKSIFIQTHSPHQSRFVVGFDSMVNSGACAIGFIKGDYRQINALVTEDYTENDLWRVINLKGQKNGIEAYDSVAILGAIDNQHAGELAILQFGRMFDACVTDVIETNQFGLKRHLSSKKFNLSGSKPIQRWQLEQLQNVIAAETPQWDGISLVSHEGDTAKLLLDMQRNDDHSQLLSKFDGLPTLLCSLGVEEAHYDSIIVDYQHLEQLSAILHNAMNQFSKPGVKVVNVTESKPFKHRKVLQIALTYDFDDGQNFTILFHKPDRLSKKISPADSLMSWKILMNNRDITAAIQPNQGEGISIPILAGRIMKLINQNSNRFKRLQAKKAEKAKALADAESRIEQKQNQLNSLNAEISNLLNDLDQLQTSLQSKQSEENEEIIEENSLNDNSPDSISHEEAERLRADLKRLNADPQWAGEDGLRYQAFYERINKAVEGDSEAVSWARKWISELDEQDLAQQQAELESKKLIEAEIEANQKRDEEVLAARSAGMAENKMMQAWLDTLENPENSNNIDFMGWVSDRRSEFLQTWNGAEGSPEYLTAFYEYSRAWADEYLADRVSKKEQIQTSVTDDEPEELNTPTEVEDLQSSTTENEGNQLYLSVIEGQVKVNLELLEQIRDEAEKDLDDPLLIPAVTELLNQVQTMEMEAENI from the coding sequence GTGAGTATTAAGTCAATTTTCATTCAAACTCATTCCCCACATCAAAGTCGTTTTGTTGTTGGTTTTGATTCAATGGTTAATAGTGGCGCTTGTGCAATTGGGTTTATTAAAGGAGATTACCGTCAAATTAATGCCTTAGTCACTGAAGACTACACGGAAAATGACCTCTGGCGAGTGATTAACTTAAAAGGGCAGAAGAATGGAATCGAAGCTTATGATTCTGTAGCCATACTAGGTGCAATTGATAATCAACATGCTGGTGAATTAGCAATCTTACAGTTTGGACGTATGTTTGATGCTTGTGTTACAGATGTAATTGAAACAAATCAATTTGGTCTTAAACGTCACCTATCATCCAAAAAATTTAATTTATCTGGTTCAAAACCTATTCAAAGATGGCAATTAGAGCAATTACAAAACGTGATTGCTGCAGAAACACCTCAATGGGACGGTATCAGTTTAGTTTCACATGAAGGTGATACAGCAAAACTTTTATTAGACATGCAGCGAAATGATGACCATAGCCAGCTGCTAAGTAAATTTGATGGGTTACCTACGCTATTATGTAGTCTAGGGGTAGAAGAAGCACATTATGACTCTATTATTGTTGATTACCAGCATTTAGAGCAGCTGTCAGCTATCTTACATAACGCTATGAACCAGTTTTCTAAACCTGGTGTTAAAGTCGTTAACGTTACTGAAAGTAAGCCGTTTAAACATAGAAAAGTACTTCAAATAGCGCTTACTTATGACTTTGATGACGGCCAAAACTTCACAATTCTTTTCCATAAGCCCGATCGATTATCCAAAAAAATTAGTCCAGCAGATTCATTAATGTCATGGAAGATATTAATGAACAATCGCGATATTACGGCTGCAATTCAGCCTAATCAGGGTGAAGGAATTTCAATTCCAATTCTCGCTGGTCGAATCATGAAGTTAATTAACCAAAATAGTAATCGTTTTAAACGTTTACAGGCTAAAAAAGCCGAAAAAGCTAAAGCTTTGGCAGATGCTGAAAGTCGTATTGAACAAAAACAAAACCAGTTAAATTCTTTGAATGCGGAAATTTCCAATTTATTAAACGATTTGGATCAATTGCAAACTTCATTGCAATCGAAGCAATCAGAAGAAAATGAAGAAATCATTGAAGAGAATAGTTTAAATGATAATTCACCAGATAGTATTTCACATGAAGAAGCAGAACGTTTAAGAGCTGATTTAAAGCGTTTGAATGCAGATCCTCAATGGGCGGGAGAAGATGGCTTACGTTATCAAGCTTTCTATGAACGTATCAATAAGGCTGTAGAGGGCGATTCAGAAGCAGTATCTTGGGCTCGAAAATGGATATCTGAATTAGATGAACAAGATCTAGCTCAACAGCAAGCAGAACTAGAATCAAAAAAACTCATTGAGGCTGAAATTGAAGCAAATCAAAAAAGAGATGAAGAAGTATTAGCAGCACGTTCAGCTGGTATGGCTGAAAATAAAATGATGCAGGCATGGTTAGACACTTTAGAAAATCCTGAAAATTCTAACAATATTGACTTTATGGGGTGGGTTTCAGATCGCCGTAGTGAGTTCTTACAAACCTGGAATGGGGCTGAAGGTTCACCAGAATATTTAACAGCATTCTATGAATATTCAAGAGCATGGGCAGATGAATATTTAGCGGATCGCGTTAGTAAGAAAGAACAAATTCAAACTTCAGTAACAGATGATGAACCTGAAGAACTAAATACTCCAACTGAAGTTGAAGATCTGCAATCTAGTACGACGGAAAATGAAGGTAATCAACTTTATCTTTCAGTAATTGAAGGGCAGGTTAAGGTTAATCTCGAGTTATTAGAACAAATTCGGGACGAAGCAGAAAAAGACTTAGATGATCCTCTTCTTATTCCGGCTGTTACAGAACTATTGAACCAAGTACAAACAATGGAAATGGAAGCGGAGAATATCTAA